One part of the Natronomonas salsuginis genome encodes these proteins:
- the smc gene encoding chromosome segregation protein SMC, whose product MHIKALVLDKFKSFGRKTRIPLYEDFTTISGPNGSGKSNIIDSVLFALGLARTSGIRADKLTDLIYNPGHDDDADDFGGEREASVEVILANDDGTLAREQVVSAAGSEKIGDIEEISIRRRVKQTDEETYYSYYYLNGRSVNLSDIRDLLAQAGVTPEGYNVVMQGDVTEIITMTSGSRRAIIDEIAGVAQFDDKKGDAFGELETVQDRVDEAELRIEEKRERLDRLEDERETALEYKELKSEKEEYEGYLKAAELEEKRGELEAVREGIDDREAELDDLQRELDERQGRLTRLEEDLADLNAEIERKGEDEQLEIKREIEEIKGEIARLEDRIDAENERIQEAEAKRRQAFVQIDRKGETVEELEADIRNRKVEKSSLKADVQEKEAELAEVESEIEAVDTEYESVRDALEERREALQELKDERNELQRTQDRLLDESRRRTNEERETKEQIEAAEEKLPELEAERADLENELEKAEANRGTITEVVEDLKVEKRDLQEELDAVEDEISAKQQEYAELEARAGESGDTSYGRAVTTVLNAEMDGVHGTVGQLGGVAAEYATACETAAGGRLANVVVDDDGVGQRCIEYLKSRNAGRATFLPMTKMRGRSLPSAPDLPGVVDFAYNLIDFDGSYADVFSYVVGDTLVVEDMETARDLMGEFRLVTLDGDLVEKSGAMTGGSSSGSRYSFTKSGKGQLQRVAERITELDDRKQSLRDELRDVESRLDDARDRQTDAAEQVRDIEADIESIDEKRESIEDRIDSLETELEEIEGERGSVADRMDSIEADIGAIDEQVASVESEIEELEAEIADSDIPELTERAEEIREEIGELEDRIAEIDGDLNELELEKRYAEEAIEELHDDIEAAQNKKAEAEERIIDLEDDIEAERETLEEKEAAVADLEEELTDLKADREELKNELADAKAARDEQKEAVSRVASKLDELRDAESRLEWEVDELDSQVEGYDPEEIPDHETVTSEITRLDAEMTALEPVNMLAIDEYDEVEGELDDLESKRETLIEEADEIRDRIDQYESRKRETFMDAYEGINEEFEDIFARLSSGSGELVLEDPDDPFEGGLTMKAQPGDKPVQRLDAMSGGEKSLTALAFIFAIQRYNPAPFYALDEVDAFLDAANAEMVGEMVEELAGDAQFVVVSHRAALLERSERAIGVTMQEDNVSAVTGIDLSSMGVAAGD is encoded by the coding sequence ATGCACATCAAAGCGCTCGTCCTCGACAAGTTCAAGAGCTTCGGCCGCAAGACCCGAATCCCGCTGTACGAGGATTTCACTACCATTAGCGGGCCGAACGGCTCCGGCAAGTCGAACATCATCGACTCGGTGCTCTTCGCGCTCGGACTCGCCCGAACGTCGGGCATTCGGGCGGACAAGCTGACCGATCTGATCTACAACCCCGGTCACGACGACGACGCCGACGACTTCGGCGGCGAGCGCGAGGCGAGCGTCGAGGTGATCCTCGCCAACGACGACGGCACGCTGGCGCGCGAGCAGGTCGTCTCGGCGGCTGGCTCCGAAAAGATCGGCGATATCGAGGAAATCTCGATCCGGCGGCGCGTCAAACAGACCGACGAGGAGACCTACTACTCGTATTACTACCTCAACGGCCGCTCTGTGAACCTCTCTGACATCCGTGATCTGCTCGCTCAGGCCGGCGTCACGCCGGAGGGGTACAACGTCGTCATGCAGGGTGACGTGACCGAGATTATCACGATGACCTCGGGCTCCCGCCGGGCGATCATCGACGAGATCGCGGGCGTCGCCCAGTTCGACGACAAAAAGGGAGACGCCTTCGGCGAGCTCGAGACGGTCCAAGACCGCGTCGACGAGGCTGAACTCCGGATCGAGGAGAAGCGCGAGCGATTGGATCGGCTCGAGGACGAACGCGAGACGGCGCTGGAGTACAAAGAGCTCAAGTCGGAAAAGGAGGAGTACGAGGGATATCTCAAGGCGGCGGAACTCGAAGAGAAGCGCGGCGAACTCGAGGCGGTTCGCGAGGGGATCGACGACCGGGAGGCCGAACTGGACGACCTGCAACGCGAACTCGACGAACGACAGGGTCGCCTCACCAGACTCGAGGAGGACCTTGCCGATCTCAACGCGGAGATCGAGCGGAAGGGGGAGGACGAACAGCTCGAGATCAAACGCGAGATCGAGGAGATCAAAGGCGAGATCGCCCGGCTCGAAGACCGCATCGACGCCGAAAACGAGCGCATCCAGGAGGCCGAGGCCAAGCGCCGGCAGGCGTTCGTCCAGATCGACCGCAAGGGCGAGACCGTCGAGGAGCTCGAAGCCGACATCCGAAACCGGAAGGTGGAGAAGTCCTCGCTGAAGGCCGACGTACAGGAGAAAGAGGCCGAGCTCGCGGAGGTCGAATCCGAGATCGAGGCGGTCGACACGGAGTACGAATCCGTCCGCGACGCCCTCGAAGAGCGTCGCGAGGCGCTGCAGGAGCTGAAAGACGAGCGGAACGAACTCCAGCGCACGCAGGATCGACTGCTCGACGAGTCGCGCCGGCGGACGAACGAGGAGCGAGAGACGAAAGAGCAGATCGAGGCCGCGGAGGAGAAACTCCCTGAACTCGAGGCCGAACGCGCCGATCTTGAGAACGAACTCGAGAAGGCCGAAGCGAACCGGGGGACGATCACCGAGGTCGTCGAGGATCTCAAGGTCGAAAAGCGCGACCTGCAGGAGGAACTCGACGCCGTCGAGGACGAGATCTCGGCGAAACAACAGGAGTACGCCGAACTGGAGGCACGCGCCGGCGAGAGCGGCGACACTTCCTACGGGCGCGCGGTGACCACCGTGCTGAACGCCGAGATGGACGGCGTTCACGGCACGGTCGGCCAGCTGGGCGGCGTCGCCGCCGAGTACGCGACGGCGTGTGAGACGGCCGCAGGCGGCCGATTGGCGAACGTCGTCGTCGACGACGACGGCGTCGGTCAGCGCTGTATCGAGTACCTCAAATCGAGGAACGCGGGTCGGGCGACGTTCCTTCCGATGACGAAGATGCGGGGTCGATCGCTCCCGTCCGCGCCCGATCTGCCGGGTGTGGTCGACTTCGCGTACAACCTCATCGACTTCGACGGCAGCTACGCCGACGTGTTCTCCTACGTCGTCGGCGACACGCTCGTCGTCGAGGACATGGAGACGGCCCGCGACCTGATGGGCGAGTTCCGGCTCGTCACCCTTGACGGCGATCTCGTGGAGAAGTCCGGCGCGATGACCGGCGGCTCCAGTTCGGGATCGCGCTACTCGTTCACGAAAAGCGGCAAGGGACAGCTCCAGCGGGTCGCAGAGCGAATCACGGAGCTCGACGACCGAAAGCAGTCGCTCCGGGACGAACTGCGCGACGTCGAATCGCGGCTCGACGACGCGCGGGATCGCCAGACGGACGCCGCCGAGCAGGTCCGAGACATCGAGGCCGATATCGAATCGATCGACGAGAAGCGTGAATCGATCGAGGACCGGATCGACTCGCTCGAGACCGAACTCGAAGAGATTGAAGGAGAGCGGGGGTCCGTCGCCGACCGAATGGACTCCATCGAGGCCGACATCGGCGCGATCGACGAGCAGGTCGCGTCGGTCGAGTCCGAGATCGAGGAGCTCGAGGCAGAGATCGCCGACTCCGATATCCCGGAACTGACGGAGCGCGCCGAGGAGATCCGCGAGGAGATCGGCGAGCTCGAGGATCGGATCGCCGAGATCGACGGCGACCTCAACGAGTTGGAACTCGAGAAGCGCTACGCCGAGGAAGCCATCGAGGAGCTCCACGACGACATCGAGGCGGCTCAGAACAAGAAGGCGGAGGCCGAAGAGCGCATCATCGACCTCGAAGACGACATCGAGGCCGAACGGGAGACGCTCGAGGAGAAGGAGGCCGCCGTCGCCGACCTCGAAGAGGAGTTGACCGATCTCAAAGCCGACCGCGAGGAGCTGAAAAACGAACTCGCCGACGCGAAGGCGGCACGCGACGAGCAGAAGGAGGCTGTCTCCCGCGTCGCGTCGAAACTCGACGAGCTCCGGGACGCCGAATCGCGACTGGAGTGGGAGGTCGACGAACTCGACTCGCAGGTCGAGGGGTACGATCCCGAGGAGATCCCCGACCACGAGACGGTCACATCGGAGATCACGCGACTGGACGCCGAGATGACCGCGCTCGAACCGGTCAACATGCTCGCGATCGACGAGTACGACGAGGTCGAGGGCGAACTCGACGATCTGGAGTCGAAACGCGAGACGCTGATCGAGGAGGCCGACGAGATCAGGGACCGGATCGACCAGTACGAGTCCCGCAAGCGCGAGACGTTCATGGATGCCTACGAGGGTATCAACGAGGAGTTCGAGGACATCTTCGCGCGGCTGTCGAGCGGAAGCGGCGAACTCGTCCTCGAGGATCCCGACGACCCCTTCGAGGGCGGGCTGACGATGAAGGCCCAGCCGGGCGACAAGCCCGTCCAGCGTCTCGACGCGATGTCCGGCGGTGAGAAGTCGTTGACGGCGCTGGCGTTCATTTTCGCCATCCAGCGGTACAACCCGGCCCCGTTCTACGCGCTCGACGAGGTCGACGCCTTCCTCGACGCCGCGAACGCGGAGATGGTCGGCGAGATGGTCGAGGAGCTGGCTGGCGACGCGCAGTTCGTGGTCGTCTCCCACCGAGCGGCGCTGTTGGAGCGTTCCGAGCGCGCCATCGGCGTGACGATGCAAGAGGACAACGTGTCGGCCGTGACGGGGATCGACCTGTCGAGTATGGGGGTGGCTGCTGGTGACTAG
- a CDS encoding segregation and condensation protein A → MTSEDERSESSKMRAGGAERRLASSEDERSESSKMRAGGAERRHASSENDRSELRTDGGAADEIPLNIAGHDAEKKRREADADDDGILSEFDVSDPRESADDEVEPVELLVQLADDGEIDPWDIDVVTVTDKFLDRLDGSDLRTGGRALFYASVLLRMKSDAMWADDEPEEPEFEPEPWELAPGEEPEGFEPDPFDRLEREMDRRIERKRARGMPETLDELVRDLREHERDTWWKSSRTYDTSGSPSGYSRGTQTLDYHTGDDFRLDDEPTAEEVTGQTHDEHMEDIINDVYRALRTHYDRGREEVLFAEVREAGGSVVNTFLGLLFLAHRGQIRLQQDDLFGDLWVRDPATTPVEEPASADD, encoded by the coding sequence GTGACTAGCGAGGATGAGCGAAGCGAATCCTCGAAGATGCGAGCGGGAGGAGCGGAGCGGCGACTCGCGAGCAGCGAGGATGAGCGAAGCGAATCCTCGAAGATGCGAGCGGGAGGAGCGGAGCGGCGACACGCGAGCAGCGAGAACGACCGTTCCGAACTCCGAACTGACGGCGGAGCGGCTGACGAGATCCCGCTGAACATCGCGGGCCACGACGCCGAGAAGAAGCGCCGCGAGGCGGACGCTGACGACGACGGCATCCTCTCCGAGTTCGACGTCTCCGATCCCCGCGAGAGCGCCGACGACGAGGTCGAACCCGTCGAGTTGCTCGTCCAGTTGGCCGACGACGGTGAGATCGATCCGTGGGACATAGACGTGGTGACGGTAACGGACAAGTTCCTCGATCGGCTCGACGGCTCGGATCTGCGGACTGGCGGACGGGCGCTGTTTTACGCCTCCGTGTTGTTGCGGATGAAAAGCGACGCGATGTGGGCCGACGACGAGCCCGAGGAGCCAGAGTTCGAGCCGGAGCCGTGGGAGCTCGCCCCCGGCGAGGAGCCCGAGGGGTTCGAGCCGGACCCGTTCGATCGGCTCGAACGGGAGATGGACCGGCGGATCGAGCGAAAGCGCGCGCGCGGAATGCCCGAGACGCTCGACGAACTGGTTCGGGACCTCCGCGAACACGAGCGTGACACGTGGTGGAAGTCCTCGCGGACGTACGACACCTCCGGCTCCCCGTCGGGCTACAGCCGCGGGACGCAGACGCTCGATTACCACACGGGCGACGACTTCCGGCTGGACGACGAGCCGACCGCCGAGGAGGTGACCGGCCAGACCCACGACGAGCACATGGAGGACATCATCAACGACGTCTACCGCGCGCTCCGGACGCACTACGACCGAGGTCGCGAGGAGGTGTTGTTCGCGGAGGTTCGAGAGGCGGGCGGCAGCGTCGTCAACACGTTCCTCGGGCTGCTGTTTTTAGCGCACCGGGGGCAAATTCGGCTCCAACAGGACGATCTCTTCGGGGATCTGTGGGTTCGCGATCCTGCCACGACTCCGGTCGAGGAACCCGCCTCGGCCGACGACTGA
- a CDS encoding phosphoribosyltransferase has product MSDLPEEFNCTVTNWEYIYGLCREVADAIKAAEFDPDVVVALARGGWFAGRCICDFLGLDDLTSLKMEHYIGTGVKADEPQVRYPMPEGSVEDKDVLIIDDIADTGGSIRRAHEYVIERNAASVRTATLQLLQTSEFDPEFVGERLETWTWVVYPWNFIEDMIDLIGGVMAKADAEAFTSEDVRHYLSVYHDLERIEMEVAQPGRLDEVLSEMERRGVADRSEDGWRLAE; this is encoded by the coding sequence ATGAGCGACCTCCCGGAGGAGTTCAACTGCACCGTCACCAACTGGGAGTACATTTACGGCCTCTGTCGCGAGGTGGCCGACGCGATCAAGGCTGCCGAGTTCGACCCCGACGTGGTCGTCGCGCTGGCACGCGGCGGCTGGTTCGCGGGACGGTGTATTTGTGACTTTCTCGGGCTCGACGACCTGACGAGCCTGAAGATGGAACACTACATCGGAACCGGTGTGAAGGCCGACGAACCACAGGTGAGGTATCCGATGCCGGAGGGCAGCGTCGAGGACAAAGACGTCCTCATCATCGACGATATCGCCGACACCGGCGGCTCGATCCGGCGCGCTCACGAGTACGTCATCGAACGGAACGCAGCCTCGGTCCGGACCGCGACGCTGCAGCTGTTGCAGACGAGTGAGTTCGACCCCGAATTCGTCGGCGAGCGCCTCGAGACGTGGACGTGGGTCGTCTACCCGTGGAACTTCATCGAGGACATGATCGATCTCATCGGCGGCGTGATGGCGAAGGCCGACGCCGAGGCGTTCACCAGCGAGGACGTTCGCCACTACCTGTCGGTGTATCACGACCTCGAACGCATCGAGATGGAGGTCGCTCAGCCCGGCCGACTCGATGAGGTGCTCTCGGAGATGGAGCGCCGGGGGGTCGCGGATCGGAGCGAGGACGGCTGGCGGCTCGCCGAGTAA
- a CDS encoding PhzF family phenazine biosynthesis protein, whose amino-acid sequence MDTRRTLLVDAFATEPLSGNPAGLVPDADGLSTEAMAAIARELHASETAFLLASDAADRRIRYFTPAGEIDRCWHATVATVAWLAEAGRIEDGTHTFETNVGTLETELDDETVWMDGEVVAVTRSDLGYDRVASALGADPATLEDIGADLPLAIASTGLRYLVVPMNFLQALSGLEPDLQAIEALSVELDVTGVYAFTFDTLDGDSTLHGRMFAPRAGIEEDPVTGTASGAVAAYLREFGAFDGEFPDEMTFEQGHFVDRPGRVRVRGETDPIAVGGRAVTALDGTIAVPAFEADEIIEA is encoded by the coding sequence ATGGATACTCGACGCACACTGCTCGTCGACGCGTTCGCGACCGAGCCGCTCTCGGGCAACCCGGCCGGCCTCGTCCCCGACGCCGACGGGCTTTCGACGGAGGCGATGGCCGCGATCGCTCGCGAGCTGCACGCCTCGGAGACGGCGTTCCTCCTCGCGAGCGACGCGGCTGATCGTCGAATTCGCTACTTCACGCCCGCGGGCGAGATCGACCGCTGCTGGCACGCCACGGTCGCCACGGTCGCATGGTTGGCCGAAGCGGGACGGATCGAGGACGGCACACACACCTTCGAGACGAACGTCGGCACGCTCGAAACCGAACTCGACGACGAAACGGTCTGGATGGACGGCGAGGTCGTGGCGGTGACTCGCTCCGATCTCGGCTACGATCGAGTCGCGTCGGCGCTCGGGGCGGACCCGGCGACGCTCGAGGATATCGGTGCCGACCTTCCGCTGGCGATCGCCTCGACGGGGCTCAGGTATCTCGTCGTTCCGATGAACTTCCTGCAGGCGCTTTCGGGACTGGAGCCGGACCTGCAGGCGATCGAAGCACTGAGCGTGGAGCTCGACGTGACCGGCGTCTACGCGTTCACGTTCGACACGCTCGATGGCGACTCGACGCTGCACGGCCGGATGTTCGCGCCTCGCGCCGGGATCGAGGAAGACCCCGTGACGGGGACTGCCTCAGGCGCAGTCGCGGCTTATCTCCGGGAGTTCGGCGCCTTCGACGGCGAGTTCCCGGACGAGATGACGTTCGAGCAGGGTCACTTCGTCGACAGGCCGGGACGGGTACGGGTTCGCGGCGAGACCGACCCGATCGCCGTCGGCGGCCGCGCGGTGACGGCGCTCGACGGCACGATCGCCGTCCCCGCGTTCGAGGCCGACGAGATCATCGAAGCGTGA
- the ppsA gene encoding phosphoenolpyruvate synthase produces MTADGTDSLDTPVLWLDEIRSDDIGSVGGKGASLGEMTAAGLPVPPGFVVTAGTYRAFIEETGIDEELFDAVEIDSDDSEALSGAEAKAEELILETEIPGSVREDILAAYDDLDDGEAFVAVRSSATAEDLPSASFAGQQETFLNITRDDLIERIKQCWASLFTQRAIYYRNEQGFDHDIVDIAVVVQRMVEADKSGVMFTSHPSTGKPKIIIEAAWGLGEAVVSGAVSPDNYVIDRETGETVEATVADKKLMMLKDEETGETVERAVPDDKRNARVLADEELAKLVELGERAETHYDEPQDVEWAIVGDEVFMLQSRPITTISEESAAEAAANGEGGGDLILNGLGASPGIASGPVRIVRKLDQLDKVGEGDIIVTEMTTPDMVPAMKRASGIITDEGGMTSHAAIVARELGAPAVVGAGSATEQLEDGRIVTIDGDKGSVTEGAVEPDEQTDSVDDVRPQNPVKPMTATEVKVNVSIPEAAERAAATGADGVGLLRMEHMILSTNKTPERYIEDHGEDAYVEEIVDGVRGVADEFYPRPVRVRTLDAPTDEFRQMEGGENEPHEHNPMLGYRGIRRSLDRLELFGYELEAFRRLFEMGYDNVEIMFPLVNDAEDVIRARDLMESAGIDPDRRNWGVMIETPAAALGVEAMAEAGIDFASFGTNDLTQYTLAVDRNNEHVADRFDELHPAVLRLIGDTIQTCREHDVATSICGQAGSKPDMVRFLVTEGVSSISANIDAVRDVQHEVKRKEQKLLLDSVR; encoded by the coding sequence ATGACAGCAGACGGGACAGACAGTCTCGATACGCCCGTACTCTGGTTGGACGAAATCAGGTCCGATGACATCGGATCGGTCGGCGGCAAGGGGGCATCTCTCGGTGAGATGACCGCCGCGGGACTGCCCGTCCCGCCGGGGTTCGTCGTGACCGCGGGGACATATCGCGCGTTCATCGAGGAGACCGGTATCGACGAGGAACTGTTCGACGCGGTCGAGATCGATTCGGACGACTCCGAGGCGCTCTCGGGAGCCGAAGCAAAGGCGGAGGAACTCATCCTCGAAACGGAGATCCCAGGGTCCGTCCGCGAGGACATCCTCGCGGCCTACGACGACCTCGACGACGGCGAGGCGTTCGTCGCGGTCCGGTCCTCGGCGACCGCGGAAGACCTTCCCTCCGCCTCCTTCGCGGGCCAACAGGAGACGTTCCTCAACATCACGCGCGATGATCTCATCGAGCGCATCAAACAGTGCTGGGCGTCGCTGTTCACCCAGCGCGCGATCTACTACCGGAACGAACAGGGTTTCGATCACGATATCGTCGACATCGCCGTCGTCGTCCAGCGGATGGTGGAGGCCGACAAGTCGGGCGTCATGTTCACTTCCCATCCCTCGACCGGGAAGCCGAAGATCATCATCGAGGCCGCGTGGGGTCTCGGTGAGGCGGTCGTCTCTGGCGCGGTGTCGCCGGATAACTACGTTATCGACCGCGAGACGGGCGAGACCGTCGAAGCGACGGTCGCGGATAAGAAGCTCATGATGCTCAAAGACGAGGAGACGGGCGAGACCGTCGAGCGCGCGGTCCCCGACGACAAGCGGAACGCCCGCGTCCTCGCCGACGAAGAGCTCGCCAAACTCGTCGAGCTGGGCGAACGCGCGGAGACTCACTATGACGAACCGCAGGACGTCGAGTGGGCCATCGTCGGCGACGAGGTGTTCATGCTTCAGTCCCGTCCGATCACGACGATTTCGGAGGAATCGGCGGCCGAGGCGGCCGCCAACGGCGAAGGCGGCGGCGACCTAATCTTGAACGGACTCGGCGCCTCGCCGGGGATCGCATCGGGTCCGGTTCGAATCGTCAGAAAGCTCGATCAGCTCGACAAGGTCGGCGAGGGCGACATCATCGTCACCGAGATGACCACCCCAGACATGGTGCCGGCGATGAAGCGCGCCAGCGGCATCATCACCGATGAAGGCGGCATGACGAGCCACGCCGCAATCGTCGCCCGCGAGCTCGGTGCGCCCGCGGTCGTCGGTGCCGGCAGCGCGACCGAACAGCTCGAGGACGGGCGGATCGTCACCATCGACGGAGACAAGGGGAGCGTCACCGAGGGTGCCGTCGAGCCGGACGAGCAGACCGATTCGGTCGACGACGTCCGACCCCAGAACCCGGTCAAGCCGATGACTGCGACCGAGGTGAAGGTGAACGTCTCCATTCCAGAGGCCGCCGAACGCGCCGCCGCGACCGGCGCGGACGGCGTCGGCTTGCTCCGCATGGAACATATGATCCTCTCGACGAACAAGACGCCCGAGCGGTACATCGAAGATCACGGCGAGGACGCGTACGTCGAGGAGATCGTCGACGGCGTCCGTGGCGTCGCCGACGAGTTTTACCCCCGGCCGGTTCGCGTGCGGACGCTCGACGCCCCCACCGACGAGTTCCGCCAGATGGAGGGCGGTGAGAACGAACCCCACGAACACAACCCGATGCTCGGCTATCGCGGGATCCGACGCAGCCTCGACCGACTCGAACTGTTCGGTTACGAACTCGAGGCGTTTCGCCGCCTCTTCGAGATGGGTTACGACAACGTCGAGATCATGTTTCCCTTGGTCAACGACGCGGAGGATGTCATCCGGGCGCGGGACCTGATGGAGTCCGCGGGCATCGATCCCGACCGACGGAACTGGGGTGTCATGATCGAGACGCCCGCGGCGGCGTTGGGCGTCGAGGCGATGGCGGAGGCCGGTATCGACTTCGCCTCCTTCGGGACCAACGACCTCACCCAGTACACCCTCGCCGTCGACCGGAACAACGAACACGTGGCGGATCGGTTCGACGAACTGCACCCCGCGGTGCTTCGACTTATCGGCGACACGATTCAGACCTGTCGCGAGCACGACGTCGCGACGAGCATCTGCGGACAGGCCGGCTCGAAACCAGACATGGTTCGGTTCCTCGTCACGGAGGGCGTCTCCTCGATCTCCGCGAACATCGACGCTGTTCGCGACGTCCAACACGAAGTCAAACGGAAAGAGCAGAAGTTGCTGCTCGATTCGGTCCGGTAA
- the mfnA gene encoding tyrosine decarboxylase MfnA translates to MQRSEPQDFSRVLSSMCTVPHPTAREAAERFLATNPGDPGTYATVSKLERQAVDLLGEITGLPDAAGYVASGGTESNIQAIRLARNRADTRTPNFVAPASAHFSFHKAADVLGVELRTAPLEDYRVHLDAVAELIDPDTVCIVGVAGTTEYGRVDPIPALADMAHDVGALCHVDAAWGGFVLPFTKHAWNFADADIHTLTIDPHKMGRAAVPAGGLLARGPELLDELAIDTPYLESTSQMTLTGTRSGAGVASAAAALSELWRDGYEKQYHTARSNADWLTAEARDRGFDVVEPTLPIVTIDFPHALIADLREAGWRISRTEAGEGRVVCMPHVTRPMLEAFLADVDRLA, encoded by the coding sequence ATGCAGCGGTCCGAGCCTCAGGATTTCTCCCGCGTGCTGTCGTCGATGTGTACGGTTCCGCATCCGACGGCTCGCGAGGCGGCCGAACGCTTCTTAGCGACCAACCCCGGCGACCCCGGAACGTACGCGACGGTCTCGAAGCTCGAACGGCAGGCAGTCGATCTGCTCGGCGAGATCACCGGCCTCCCCGACGCGGCCGGCTACGTCGCGTCGGGCGGCACGGAGTCCAACATCCAGGCGATCAGACTCGCCAGAAACCGCGCCGACACGCGGACGCCGAACTTCGTCGCGCCGGCGTCGGCGCACTTTTCGTTCCACAAGGCCGCAGACGTCCTCGGCGTCGAACTCCGCACCGCGCCGCTCGAGGACTACCGGGTGCACCTCGACGCCGTCGCCGAACTGATCGACCCAGACACCGTCTGTATCGTCGGCGTCGCCGGCACGACCGAGTACGGCCGGGTCGATCCGATCCCCGCGCTCGCGGACATGGCCCACGACGTCGGCGCGCTCTGTCACGTCGACGCGGCGTGGGGCGGCTTCGTCCTCCCGTTCACGAAACACGCGTGGAACTTCGCCGACGCGGATATCCACACGCTAACCATCGACCCCCACAAGATGGGGCGGGCGGCGGTCCCCGCGGGCGGACTGCTCGCCCGCGGTCCCGAACTACTCGACGAGTTGGCCATCGACACGCCGTATCTCGAATCCACCTCGCAGATGACGCTGACCGGGACGCGAAGCGGTGCCGGCGTCGCGAGCGCGGCCGCCGCACTCTCGGAACTGTGGCGCGACGGCTACGAGAAGCAGTACCACACAGCTCGGTCGAACGCCGACTGGCTCACCGCCGAAGCTCGCGATCGCGGCTTCGACGTCGTCGAACCCACGCTACCGATCGTCACGATCGACTTCCCCCACGCGTTGATCGCCGACCTCCGCGAGGCCGGCTGGCGGATCTCCCGAACCGAGGCCGGCGAGGGCCGCGTGGTCTGTATGCCCCACGTCACCCGGCCGATGCTCGAGGCGTTCCTCGCCGATGTCGATCGACTCGCCTGA